A region from the Williamwhitmania taraxaci genome encodes:
- a CDS encoding PAS domain-containing sensor histidine kinase yields MNTETDIHKLKEKIKELENENSILKQNQIEVNQAKELYLKIFEEFPALIWRSRLDKLCDYFNKTWLEFTGRTMEQEFGNGWAEGVHPDDFNLCVQTYVAAFDKREAFLMHYRMKNKFGEYRWIRDYGRPFYDLDNTFLGYIGSCYDVTDNINNELKLTELNATKDKLFSIIAHDLRSPFSGILGYAELLHENIDSNNIVKTKHFVEQINIAVKNTLTLLGNLLDWAKSQTGQITFNPEYVNLSSIIQDIIELSDSTAKIKKISLSYPQAKEVQVYADKNMLHTVLRNLISNALKFTNSNGKIDIYTLQDQNNIVITVSDTGIGMNEESRNKLFRNDTSLTTKGTAGENGSGLGLILCKEFVEKHGGKIWVDSQEGKGTDIKFIIPLFKTE; encoded by the coding sequence ATGAATACAGAAACTGATATTCACAAACTCAAAGAGAAAATAAAAGAATTGGAAAATGAAAATTCAATTCTTAAGCAGAATCAAATTGAAGTAAATCAAGCCAAGGAACTGTATCTGAAAATTTTTGAAGAGTTCCCCGCATTAATATGGCGTTCTCGATTAGATAAGTTATGTGATTATTTTAATAAAACATGGCTCGAGTTTACTGGAAGAACAATGGAACAAGAATTTGGGAACGGATGGGCAGAAGGTGTACACCCCGATGATTTCAATTTATGCGTACAGACTTATGTTGCAGCGTTTGATAAACGAGAAGCATTTTTAATGCATTATCGTATGAAAAACAAATTCGGAGAATACCGTTGGATAAGAGATTATGGGAGGCCATTTTATGATTTAGACAATACTTTCTTAGGTTATATTGGTTCGTGCTATGATGTGACCGATAATATAAATAATGAATTAAAGCTCACCGAATTAAATGCGACCAAGGATAAGTTGTTTTCAATAATTGCGCACGATTTAAGAAGTCCATTTTCTGGTATTTTGGGATATGCTGAACTTTTACATGAAAATATTGACTCGAATAATATAGTAAAAACCAAGCATTTTGTTGAGCAAATCAATATAGCAGTTAAAAATACCTTAACCTTACTTGGAAACCTCTTAGATTGGGCAAAATCACAAACCGGACAAATTACTTTTAATCCCGAATATGTAAACTTATCATCTATTATTCAAGATATTATAGAATTGTCGGATTCAACTGCTAAGATTAAGAAAATATCTTTAAGTTATCCACAAGCCAAAGAAGTTCAGGTCTACGCAGACAAAAATATGTTACATACAGTTTTACGAAATTTAATTTCCAATGCTCTTAAGTTCACTAATTCAAATGGGAAGATAGATATTTATACTCTGCAAGATCAAAATAACATTGTAATTACAGTTTCTGATACTGGTATTGGAATGAATGAAGAATCTCGAAATAAACTTTTTAGAAACGATACAAGTTTAACAACTAAAGGAACAGCCGGAGAAAATGGTTCAGGGTTAGGATTAATTCTTTGCAAAGAATTTGTCGAAAAACACGGCGGTAAAATTTGGGTAGATAGTCAAGAAGGAAAAGGAACAGATATTAAGTTTATAATACCGTTATTCAAAACTGAATAA